The uncultured Methanolobus sp. sequence TCCTGAATCACTCTGGATGCTCACTGTCAGGTCACCTTCTGCAATACGTCCCGCAGCATCCATCATTTTATCAAGTGGTTCAGTAATCGATTTTGAGAATTTCCATGCCGTCAGCGAACCTGCAATTATCAGTACAAGAATGACTGCAAGAATTGTATTTCGTATAGACTGTATTCCCTCTGTGAATTCATCCAGGTAACTGCCCGGAGCAATGATCCATCCTCTTGGTCCGTAATATGTATAGGCCATAACTTTTTCGCGTCCCTTCCATTCATAATCAATGTAGCCTTCTTTATTCTGGATCATCTCTCTGGCGAATTCATATTCATAGAGGCTTTCTCCTTCATTTTCAGGATGCATTATGAGGTTACCTTCAGTGTCCATAATGTAAATGTAACCTGTTTTTCCCACGGTAATGGCACTCATCTGTTCTTTCATCTGTTCTATGAATGGATCTTCCAGTGTCCCGGCATAAAGGATTCCAATGGTTTTTCCTGAACTGTCTTTAATTGGTTCATATGCTGTCAGGTACCAGGCATTAACGACCCACGCTCTTCCATAGTATGTTTCTCCCTGTGTTACAACAGCACCATAAACTGTCTGGGAAACAGTTGTTCCTACAGCTCTGTCTCCGTCATCCTTGATCACGTTTGTGGATATCCTGACTGCCTCTCCGTTCTGTACCTGAAATACGGTGGCAGTTCTTCCTAACATATTTTTTATCTCATCGACGATCTCAAAATTATTATTGACTACATAGTCTTCATTAAGCACCATTTCCCCGTCTGTTATCCCTGGTGTTCCTTTTGAGTAAAAGAGTGTTCTGGCAACATTCAGATCGCTGTTAACCTTGTCCTGTGCAAATACCAAGGTGGAATCTACATAGTTCCTCTCGATCTGCACCTGTTCTTCAAGATTGACCTGAATTTCATCAGCTATGCTTGTTTTAGCCTGCCCGTAGGCATAGCTGCCAACAAGGAGCACTGGTATTATAGCAGCTATCAATGTAAATACTATCAATTTTTTGGCTCTGTCGAATTCCTGAAATTATGATCGATTTTAGGTCATGAGTTACTTGATCAATCCCGAAGGGTCCGGCGAAGCCGGCGTTTTTCCATAAGAATAAACAAAATAACCTGTAAATCCTCTGTATTTTTTCTCAAGACTTATGTAGAATTCTCAGCAAGTCTGTACCAATCTTTATAATTATCTTCTGTGCAGCAACATCGGAATGTGCCGCCTTCGGCGGATGGCTACTTTGTTTTTAGCTTACAGGTTGTTTTTTTGTCGCTAAAAAAAAAATCAAAGTTCTTGTCACTAATGTCAGCAGGATTTCTACAGAGCCAATTTTTTCCTAGGTGGATATTCTGATATTTCATGTATTTTCTTCCGTGTATTTATTCAATGTTTATGTGTGTCCGGTAAGCGTTCTGTATATTCTTGAAAATGTAATTATTTATGTACAGTAATATTTATAAAAATCTGCTGTTTTGTGCATCAATTGCATTATTTAGCCAATTGCACACTGTTTTCACTTAGTTAGTGTAACCTGCCTTCTCCCAAAAAGGTTTAAATTCTCAGGTTTCATTCAAAGTAGAGTCATCATGAAGATACATTGTCTTGTTCATCTGGATTTTGAAACCCTTGGAAATATCAGGGATTGGGCATGCAAAAAAGAGCATTCGCTATCATTCACCGTTCCATCTGAAAAACGATTTTACCCTGATCCTGGTGATATTGATCTTCTCATCATAATGGGGGGACTGATGAGTGTATATCAGGAAGATGAATATCCATGGTTGAAACAGGAGAAGGAGTTTGTAAAATCTATGATTTCCCATGGTAAGGCGGTCTATGGGATCTGTTTTGGTGCCCAGGTGCTCTCAGAAGTCCTTGGCGGTCAGGTAAGTCCTAACAGGCATCAGGAAATTGGATGGCACAAAGTGCGATCTCTGGAAGAATTTGAACGGAATAGCCAGTTTTTCCATGTACAGAATGAACTTACTGTTTTTCAGTGGCATGGGGATACTTTCACTCTCCCTCCCGGTTGCAGACGACTTTTTGAAAGTGAAGCCTGCCCTGAGCAGGGTTTTATCTACGGGGACAAAGTTCTGGCACTACAGTTTCATCCTGAGGTTGATGCGGAGTGTGTGGAAAGCCTGCTGGAAAATTGCAATTCAGACCTGGTTGAAGGTAAATACATATCATCTGAAAATGAAATCAGAGGAAGAAATGATCTGCTGGGAAATTCAGCACATCTCATGTTCTCTATACTTGACTGGTTTGAGAATATGATAGAAAACCCTTAATGATATTAACAATTCGGATATTAGGTGTATTATGCAAGAAGATATTGAGCACATGAGGCAATTGTGCAAAACACGTCCTGTAAGGTACTCTGACCTTGACCATCTGAAAAAAGGTTCTACTGCTTTTCTTCATGATAATGGCTATTCGAATACTCAGATCGCAGAGGCTCTTGACCTGAATGAAAGGGACGTTGAAAATAATCTCAAAGGTACCGGTTTTTCGCTGGATTTTAAAAGAATAGCTCCTTTTGAAGACAAGCTACCTGCAAACATTGGCGACAGTGTTCTTATCTGTGTCCCTTCATGGGATTCTGAAAATCAAGATCGCAGTTTCAGGGCAACGGTTGTCCAGTGTATTCCGCAGGGTGGCGGATGTGGTCTTTCAGTCATCCTTCTTGAAGATACCGACTTTGAAATACCACTTTACGGAAAAGGTACAAAAGGAAATGAGATAGTTGTTCCCCTTGACTGGTTTTTAAAATAAAAATCCGTTTTTCAGTTTGTGTGTTACTCATGCAGTGGCTTTTTGCATATCATAATCGTGACTGCTGTGTCCATTGTAAAGAATGCCTGATATATCACTGAAAGCTATTTCTGTATAGCTGTTGTATTCTCCCAGCTGGCAGCGTCCGGTCCGTTTTATTCCGTGGAAATCTGATCCTCCTGTCATTATAAGGCCCTGTGCAGAGCAGAGTTCATACATTGTGCGCACCTGTTCTTTGCTGCTGTTGGCATAGAATACTTCAAATCCATCCAGACCGGATATGATGAGTGATTCCGACATAAAGGGTAGCAGTGACAGCTTGTTGCATTGTTCCAGTGTTCTGAGGATGTGTGCACAGATTGCTTTCCCACCGGCTTTATGGATAGTTTTTATTACTTTTTTAGCAGGGAATTTTTCCATTATAATATCAAGTGGTGAGCTTTCTGTCAGCCACATATTATGGAAATCATAGCTACTCATGTTCTTATTAATCACAGACAATGAAATATCATGCTTGGTGATTATTCCTTTTGTATTTTCCAGAACTGAATAATCTATTTCCATGCCGTATGATTCCAGTGCAGAACATACTTTCCTGCAGTATTCCCTTGCATTTTGTTTCGCATGGTCAGTCATTTTGAGAAGCCCGCTGTTTTGCGGGTCGAAATTGTACCCAAGTATGTGAACTTCCATTCCTGAATATTCAGTCTCGGTAGTAAATTCAATCCCCGGAATAAGGGTGATGTTCTGCTTTTCACATTCCCGCCTTGCTTCGTGCAGCCCGTCAACAGTGTCATGATCGGTGATGCTCAGGATCTTTATTCCTTTGCTTTTTGCCAGTTTAACCAGTTCCTCCGGATCAAGATCGCCATCTGAATAACATGTATGGGTGTGCAGGTCCACTAAATTCCCTATAATTTCACCTTCGTCGTCCTCAATGCTTGCACATTGGGATGAGCTAATATATAATTAATCTACATAAAATATAGTGTTCATTAAATCTATATATTGGGGAATAAGAGCAGGAAAAAAGGTAAAAATGAATGATATGGGCCCCCCCTCATATCATTCTGATATTGTTTCATCGTCGTTTCTGATGGCAGCCATGATCTCAACCGGATATACAAAGATCTTCCCGTCACCGAATTTGCCGGTTCTGGCACTCTTTCTGATAGTCTCAATAATTGGTCTGACATCCTCGTCGCCAACAACCATTTCGATCTCAGTCTTAGGAATCATGTCTACTTTTATCTGCTTACCTCTGTACTGGAGACAAATTCCCTTCTGTGCACCACGACCTTTGACTTCTGTTACTGTCATTGGAAAGT is a genomic window containing:
- a CDS encoding methyl-accepting chemotaxis protein, translated to MIVFTLIAAIIPVLLVGSYAYGQAKTSIADEIQVNLEEQVQIERNYVDSTLVFAQDKVNSDLNVARTLFYSKGTPGITDGEMVLNEDYVVNNNFEIVDEIKNMLGRTATVFQVQNGEAVRISTNVIKDDGDRAVGTTVSQTVYGAVVTQGETYYGRAWVVNAWYLTAYEPIKDSSGKTIGILYAGTLEDPFIEQMKEQMSAITVGKTGYIYIMDTEGNLIMHPENEGESLYEYEFAREMIQNKEGYIDYEWKGREKVMAYTYYGPRGWIIAPGSYLDEFTEGIQSIRNTILAVILVLIIAGSLTAWKFSKSITEPLDKMMDAAGRIAEGDLTVSIQSDSGDEIGRLSTAIDRMANGLRNLVEEIDQSMNKVTDNSGRMLSSSVEMKSVVNQISSTISEIANGAQNQSTRTDETSHAMTDMTYNVQEIASNAQVAADTATSTSELIQELVIRKIQQGTEEAVISVEKDTDSIAAGAESLHTTVEAVKQIVESGVRIAGMAQNIASSAEEQSAPIEDISSISESSAAGTQEVSATV
- a CDS encoding type 1 glutamine amidotransferase, yielding MKIHCLVHLDFETLGNIRDWACKKEHSLSFTVPSEKRFYPDPGDIDLLIIMGGLMSVYQEDEYPWLKQEKEFVKSMISHGKAVYGICFGAQVLSEVLGGQVSPNRHQEIGWHKVRSLEEFERNSQFFHVQNELTVFQWHGDTFTLPPGCRRLFESEACPEQGFIYGDKVLALQFHPEVDAECVESLLENCNSDLVEGKYISSENEIRGRNDLLGNSAHLMFSILDWFENMIENP
- a CDS encoding PHP domain-containing protein; the protein is MDLHTHTCYSDGDLDPEELVKLAKSKGIKILSITDHDTVDGLHEARRECEKQNITLIPGIEFTTETEYSGMEVHILGYNFDPQNSGLLKMTDHAKQNAREYCRKVCSALESYGMEIDYSVLENTKGIITKHDISLSVINKNMSSYDFHNMWLTESSPLDIIMEKFPAKKVIKTIHKAGGKAICAHILRTLEQCNKLSLLPFMSESLIISGLDGFEVFYANSSKEQVRTMYELCSAQGLIMTGGSDFHGIKRTGRCQLGEYNSYTEIAFSDISGILYNGHSSHDYDMQKATA
- a CDS encoding P-II family nitrogen regulator, producing MKSVKAVIRPEKLEDVKAALEEKGYFPMTVTEVKGRGAQKGICLQYRGKQIKVDMIPKTEIEMVVGDEDVRPIIETIRKSARTGKFGDGKIFVYPVEIMAAIRNDDETISE